TGTATTTTACCTTGCCTATTTTGTCTGTCTATATTATGTTTATTTTGTTCACCCTTTCTGTGCTCATGATGTCcatgttgttggtttttgtttgttttttctgctCCTTTTTTGGGGACCTCAGTTGCAATGCAGGCAGCTTCAACCCTTCTTttttgcttctctctctctctctctctctctctctctctctctctctctctcttttttggggggagggggagggggggagatgaTGTCCATGTTTGTCTATCACAGCAAGATGCTTGTGCGGGGAAAcaggatggttggttggttggttggttggttgttgggttgttgttttttacgtCTTTTAAACCTATAAGGTTATTCGGTACCGATTCCATTTTGTCCCCTTTCTCCGTTTACATGTGTTTAAAACTATTGACATTTAGGTCGGGAAAACAGGAAATGCAAGCGGTTTGTGCATGCAAACAGCATGTATTTACTTGTCAGCGTCTCTTCGCTCTTTTTTCTCTGAGGAAATTCGATTGACAAATAAATTGTTAACAAtaatgtttgtatttttttccccaagcCATTCAAGGTTAAATTTCTTCCCGTGTAATCGATCGTATAGACCTCCTCAGATCTGTACAGAACTTTTCACGCATTTCATCCTTCCATTCGGACcaataccaaaactcaacagcctGGTTGCGTCCTGTGGGGAGtaggatgttgttgttgttgttgttgttgttgttgttattgttgatgttgttgttgttgttgtcattgttgttattgttgatgttgttgttgtatatgttgttgttgttgtagatgttgttgttgttgttgtagatgttgttgttgttgtagatgttgttgttgctgttgtagatgttgttgttacatttagtcaagttttgactaaatgttttaacatagagggggaatcgaaacgagggtcgtggtgtatgtgtgtgtgtgtgcgtgcgtgcgtgtgtgtagagcgattcagaccaaactactggaccgatctttatgaaattttccatgagagttcctgggattgatatccccgaacatttttttcgtttttttgataaatgtctttgatgacgtcatatccggcttttcgtgaaagttgaggcggcactgtcacgctctcatttttcaaccacattggttgaaattttcgtcaagtagtcttcgacaaagcccggacttcggtattgcatttcagcttggtggcttaaaaattaattaatgactttggtcattaaaaatcggaaaattgtaaaaaaaaaaaaaattttataaaacgattcaaatttacgatcatcttattctccatcattttctgattccaaaaacatataaatatgttatatttagattaaaaacaagctctgaaaattaaaaatataaaaattatcatcaaaataaaattgtcgatatcaatttaaaaacactttcatcttattccttgtcggttcctgattccaaaaacatatagatatgatatgtttggattaaaaacacgctcaggaagttaaaacgaagagaggtacagaaaagcgtgctatccttctcagcgcaactactaaaccgctcttcttgtcaatttcactgcctttgccatgagcatgagcggtggactgacgatgctacgagtatagttacggtcttgctgaaaaattgcattgcgttcagtttcattctgtgagttcgacagctacttgactaaatgttgtattttcgccttacgcgacttgtttttgttgttgttgttgttgttgctgctgctgctgctgctgctgctgctgctgctgctgctgttgttgttataaaaggcacactcctttccGTGTAAACTCTTCAACTCACCGTCTCAGATTTGGCCAGTATTTGATATGGGGTAAGACGATCCCTCCACTTAAAAATTAACAGCCTGGGGGCTCTCTGTGAGCAGTGGGCATTTTTCTGAATGAATGACCTCTAGCGTCTTTTTAAAACATTAATTCatctataaaaataaaaataaaatacaactcGCCACAGCTAGCAGTCAGGGCAGTGAAATTTGGTCTATGACCAAGCGAAGGGACGGTCTTATCCCTGgcaagatctgagacggtgagatCTCGAGAAGGACTGAGCATGGCTTTGACTTTGCAGATTGACAACGACGAAATCACATACAAAATAAATTGAGCCCAAAATACCCACTGTGCGCAGAGCCAGAGAGCAGCCTGACTGTTGTTTGTTGCTATGTGTTTAGGAGGAAGGAGGCTCTGATCCCATGGGTGTCAAATCTGAGGTGGAGAACATGATCGATTTCGCGAGAAGGATGGCGCCTTTAAACACTCCTTCGTTTCCGCCATTCCCATAGGCGTTGAAATAATGCTGTGCAATCAACTCGTGATATTTCTCGGTGAACAAAACAGCTTTTCTGTCTTCCGTGAAACGACAAAATCAACACGGTCATTagcgattttgtgttttgaataACCTTTTACTTGTTTTGCCCTTGACAATTTCTGCACGAGAATGTATGTACACAATTGTTTGGCTTTCTCTTGCTGGATAATGTTGTGCACTTCGTTTCCCTGGCAACAAGCTGTAACCATGGGAACAAAACATGGCCAAACAAAAGACGTTATCTGTTCTGTCAAGGCGTCTGGCTCATAATCAGAAATGATGTAAGCCACTCTTTGGGTTTATTAAAGTGCagtctgtgtaaaaattagtTGTGTAGCCTACCATGTACAAACACGCCTTTCTTGAGGTAATACTAGCTGTTAATCCCAGAGAACAAAATTGCAGAAACTATTTTCTGCCTCAGCGCTAAAATGTGGATAAAAGTGAGAACAAGAAAACGTATTCAGTCTCAGACACTAAGTAAGCACATTCTAAACACGCAATGCTTAATCAGCCAGTAGACAAAAGAAATGGCAAATGCGACAGCCGGGTGTTTTACTTAACTAGACCCTCGGTTGTCAATGCGGTCGCTACAATTATCAGCGATGGAGTTGCTTACGAGTAATTAATGAAGTGGTCGTAATTGTGGGAATTTAAAGGGATAACACCAGACAGCGACGAAGAAGGaacttcatttcatttcatgtgTCAATGACGTGTCACTATgaatgtgtggtttttttttttgttttttttttcttcaaagatgTTTTATTCAGGCAATTTTACAATTTGTCATGCAATGCATAGAAGTCAGATGACAATAGAGTGGATATGACGGATAAAAACATATTCAATACAACATACAATCAATTATAATAAGTGCTGTTCTACAAGGGTCAaatatgttttctttctttttttatttgtttttctttctttatttatttatttcgtttggttctttctttctttctttttttgtccgACATTCTTTCTATCATTCTCGTGATCCTTCCTTTGTTGAATTGATGCTAAAACTGGAGTCCGCCAGGGGTGTCTACTGTCGCCTGCCCTCTTTCCCCTAGTCATTGACTGGATCATGAAGACCACCACAGCAGGCAGGAACAATGGAACATAGTaaacactctgcacacaactaGATGACCTCGACTTCGTTGCAAGACGACCAGGCGCTACTCTCACACAACTAGATGACCTCGACTTCGTTGCAAGACGACCAGGCGCTACTTTCACACAACTAGATGACCTCGACTTTGTTGCAAGACGACCAGGCGCTACTCTCACACAACTAGATGACCTCGACTTTGTTGCAAGACGACCAGGCGCTACTCTCACACAACTAGATGACCTCGACTTCGTTGCAAGACGACCAGGCGCTACTCTCACACAACTAGATGACCTCGACTTCGTTGCAAGACGACCAGGCGCTACTCTCACACAACTAGATGACCTCGACTTCGTTGCAAGACGACCAGGCGCTACTCTCACACAACTAGATGACCTCGACTTTGTTGCAAGACGACCAGGCGCTACTCTCACACAACTAGATGACCTCGACTTTGTTGCAAGACGACCAGGCGCTACTCTCACACAACTAGATGACCTCGACTTCGTTGCAAGACGACCAGGCGCTACTCTCACACAACTAGATGACCTCGACTTCGTTGCAAGACGACCAGGCGCTACTCTCACACAACTAGATGACCTCGACTTCGTTGCAAGACGACCAGGCGCTACTCTCACACAACTAGATGACCTCGACTTCGTTGCAAGACGACCAGGCGCTACTCTCACACAACTAGATGACCTCGACTTCGTTGCAAGACGACCAGGCGCTACTCTCACACACCTAGATGACCTCGACTTCGTTGCAAGACGACCAGGCGCTACTCTCACACACCTAGATGACCTCGACTTTGTTGCAAGACGACCAGGCGCTACTCTCACACACCTAGATGACCTCGACTTTGTTGCAAGACAACCAGGCGCTACTCTCACACACCTAGATGACCTCGACTTCGTTGCAAGACGACCAGGCGCTACCCTCACACACCTAGATGACCTCGACTTCGTTGCAAGACGACCAGGCGCTACCCTCACACACCTAGATGACCTCGACTTCGTTGCAAGACGACCAGGCGCTACTCTCACACACCTAGATGACCTCGACTTTGTTGCAAGACGACCAGGCGCTACTCTCACACACCTAGATGACCTCGACTTCGTTGCAAGACGACCAGGCGCTACTCTCATACAACTACAACTACTCGCCTAGCAACAACATCAGTTAGGACAGCGCTCAAGATCAACAAGAGGAAACCCGAACTCATGTAGATCAACACCACGGCCAACACTCCAGATGACAGTATGTGGGGAGTCAATCAGAAAGGTCGAATCCTTTGTTTATCTGGGAAGTGTGATCGATAGACAAGGGGGCACTGACAGAGATGTCATCGCCAGGACTGGCAAGGCACGAGCAGTCTTCGACATCTGGGCCTCTGGAGAAATCAACACAACCGCGAAGTTGCGCCTCTTCATCTCGAATGTCAAATCGGCCTTGCTCTACGGTTCTAAGATGTGGAGCATGACCAAGGTGACGCAGCAGAAGATTCAGACATTCACCAACACCTGTCTGAGGCGCATTTTTAAGATATGGTGGACAGACAAAATCTGCAATGAAGAGCTGTGGCAAAGGGCGGGCCAGGAACCGGTAA
This Littorina saxatilis isolate snail1 linkage group LG17, US_GU_Lsax_2.0, whole genome shotgun sequence DNA region includes the following protein-coding sequences:
- the LOC138953254 gene encoding uncharacterized protein gives rise to the protein MELLTNDLDFVARRPGATLTQLDDLDFVARRPGATFTQLDDLDFVARRPGATLTQLDDLDFVARRPGATLTQLDDLDFVARRPGATLTQLDDLDFVARRPGATLTQLDDLDFVARRPGATLTQLDDLDFVARRPGATLTQLDDLDFVARRPGATLTQLDDLDFVARRPGATLTQLDDLDFVARRPGATLTQLDDLDFVARRPGATLTQLDDLDFVARRPGATLTQLDDLDFVARRPGATLTHLDDLDFVARRPGATLTHLDDLDFVARRPGATLTHLDDLDFVARQPGATLTHLDDLDFVARRPGATLTHLDDLDFVARRPGATLTHLDDLDFVARRPGATLTHLDDLDFVARRPGATLTHLDDLDFVARRPGATLIQLQLLA